A stretch of the bacterium genome encodes the following:
- a CDS encoding DNA polymerase, giving the protein MEKLVIIDSHALIHRAYHALPVLTAPDGRPVQAVYGFASVLMRVIKELKPEYIVAAFDMAGPTFREKEYKEYKAHRPATDDALINQFSLVKELVEAFKIPVLQLQSYEADDIIGTVVEKLKNKKELKKIIVTGDLDCLQLIDDENILVYTLKKGVNDTVIYNEDMVKERYEGLGPSQVTDLKGLKGDASDNIPGVPGIGEKTAINLLNEYGSLENIYKNLEKIKAKSAKLFEKLSVNKENAFLSKKLATIKRDVPIDFDFIKSAFNLVENEEIKKLFFRFGFKSLINRLNGLKGVDVASNLPTGQTGAIEEQGQLIGDELDEYYKKGIFSEKIYKLEKAVRPVLRKMEKTGVLLDIKLLKNLGGKFGKELVEIRSKIIEFAGEEFNINSTQELGRILFEKLNLGGPKIKKTKKSGAYSTAFDQLDKLKNSHPIFPLILRWRELSKLKSTYVDALPRLVGTDGRLHTTYKQLGAVTGRLSSENPNLQNIPTKGEYGLAIRRAFTAPEGWLILAADYSQIELRVAAALSGDKKMIETFKKGEDIHTRTAAEIFNVALEKVTKDMRREAKTLNFGVLYGMGPRAFSQSAGVSLSEAQEFIHQYEVGFSGLAKFMRDIKSKARAQGYVETLWGRKRFIDLNSPNPMMRAAAEREAVNMPIQGTATGDMVKAAMVNLDKEFGSKRDIKMILQVHDELVFEVKEDVAEKYSKIVRNIMENVADIGVPLVAEIEVGKNWGELGKV; this is encoded by the coding sequence AGCCACGCTTTAATCCATCGCGCTTACCACGCCTTGCCGGTTTTAACTGCGCCCGATGGCCGGCCGGTGCAGGCGGTTTACGGCTTTGCCAGTGTTTTAATGCGCGTTATTAAAGAATTAAAGCCAGAATATATTGTGGCGGCTTTTGATATGGCTGGCCCAACTTTTCGGGAAAAAGAATATAAAGAATATAAAGCGCATCGGCCAGCCACGGACGACGCTTTAATAAATCAATTCTCGTTAGTTAAAGAATTGGTAGAAGCTTTTAAAATTCCGGTTTTACAACTTCAAAGTTATGAAGCCGATGATATTATTGGCACTGTGGTGGAAAAATTAAAAAACAAAAAAGAACTTAAAAAAATAATAGTAACGGGCGACTTGGATTGTTTGCAGTTAATAGACGATGAAAATATTTTAGTTTACACACTTAAAAAGGGTGTAAACGATACCGTAATTTATAACGAAGACATGGTTAAAGAAAGATACGAAGGCTTGGGTCCAAGCCAAGTAACCGATCTTAAGGGCTTAAAAGGCGATGCTTCCGACAATATTCCTGGAGTACCAGGAATTGGCGAAAAAACTGCCATAAATTTATTAAATGAATACGGCAGTTTAGAAAATATATATAAAAATTTAGAAAAAATTAAAGCCAAAAGCGCCAAGCTTTTCGAAAAACTTTCGGTAAATAAAGAAAATGCTTTTTTAAGTAAAAAGTTGGCCACCATAAAAAGAGATGTACCGATAGATTTTGATTTTATAAAATCTGCTTTTAATTTGGTAGAAAACGAAGAAATTAAAAAACTTTTCTTTAGATTTGGTTTTAAAAGTTTAATTAATCGATTAAATGGTCTTAAAGGTGTGGATGTCGCGTCAAACCTGCCTACCGGTCAGACAGGCGCGATCGAAGAACAAGGACAATTAATTGGTGATGAGCTAGATGAATATTATAAAAAAGGAATCTTTTCGGAAAAAATATACAAACTAGAAAAGGCTGTCCGACCGGTTTTAAGAAAAATGGAAAAAACCGGAGTTCTTTTGGATATTAAATTATTAAAAAATTTAGGCGGGAAGTTTGGAAAAGAGCTGGTTGAAATCAGAAGTAAAATAATAGAATTTGCCGGCGAAGAATTTAATATCAATTCTACACAAGAACTTGGGCGCATACTTTTCGAAAAACTAAATTTAGGTGGACCTAAAATTAAAAAAACAAAAAAGAGTGGAGCTTATTCCACTGCTTTTGATCAATTAGATAAATTAAAAAATTCTCACCCAATTTTCCCGTTAATTTTACGTTGGCGCGAACTTTCAAAGTTAAAATCTACATATGTAGATGCTTTGCCAAGATTGGTTGGTACAGATGGCAGGTTACATACCACTTACAAACAGCTAGGCGCGGTTACGGGCAGATTATCTTCGGAAAATCCTAATTTACAAAATATTCCAACTAAAGGCGAGTATGGTTTAGCCATTAGACGTGCTTTTACGGCGCCGGAGGGTTGGTTAATTTTGGCGGCTGATTATTCACAAATAGAACTTCGGGTGGCGGCCGCTTTGTCGGGCGATAAGAAAATGATAGAGACATTTAAAAAAGGCGAAGATATTCATACTAGAACCGCGGCCGAAATTTTTAATGTGGCTTTAGAAAAAGTTACCAAAGATATGCGCCGTGAAGCTAAAACTTTAAATTTCGGTGTGCTTTATGGTATGGGTCCTAGAGCTTTTAGTCAATCGGCCGGAGTTAGCTTAAGCGAAGCTCAAGAATTTATTCACCAATACGAAGTGGGTTTTTCTGGTTTGGCTAAATTTATGCGCGATATAAAAAGTAAAGCACGTGCGCAAGGTTATGTTGAAACATTATGGGGCAGAAAACGTTTTATAGATTTAAATTCGCCCAATCCTATGATGCGGGCGGCTGCCGAAAGAGAAGCTGTAAATATGCCCATACAAGGCACGGCCACAGGTGATATGGTGAAAGCGGCTATGGTTAATTTAGACAAAGAGTTTGGCTCTAAAAGGGATATAAAAATGATTTTACAGGTGCACGATGAATTAGTTTTTGAGGTTAAAGAAGATGTTGCCGAAAAATATTCTAAAATTGTTAGAAATATTATGGAAAATGTGGCGGATATTGGCGTGCCTTTGGTGGCAGAGATTGAAGTTGGTAAAAATTGGGGAGAGTTGGGTAAGGTATAG
- a CDS encoding nucleoside triphosphate pyrophosphohydrolase family protein, whose product MTFNEYQKKSRKTAVYPKSKYCDGIFYPTLGLVGEAGEVAEKVKKVLRDDNGIITKEKKEELKKELGDVLWYIAQIATDLKLSLEDIASDNLTKLASRHKRGKIKGSGDNR is encoded by the coding sequence ATGACATTTAACGAATATCAAAAAAAATCTAGAAAAACGGCAGTTTATCCTAAATCTAAATATTGTGATGGTATTTTTTATCCAACACTAGGTTTGGTGGGCGAGGCGGGTGAAGTGGCCGAGAAAGTTAAAAAGGTTTTGCGAGATGATAATGGTATTATTACCAAAGAGAAAAAAGAAGAACTTAAAAAAGAATTAGGAGATGTGCTATGGTATATAGCGCAAATTGCCACCGATTTAAAATTGTCTTTGGAAGATATAGCTAGCGATAATCTGACCAAGTTAGCTTCTAGGCACAAACGAGGCAAGATTAAAGGCAG